The following proteins are co-located in the Alcaligenes faecalis genome:
- a CDS encoding response regulator transcription factor: MRVLIVENDTTIAENLYTYLELKGFVVDAAYDGNGALTRLQEQDFDALVLDLGLPSLDGFGVLQALRQSHQTPIPTLVLTARSQLESKLTAFDLGADDYLIKPFALTEVEARLRALMRRGPPQVQHGSLYWGTLEYNLDTTLVRVNGQELHLSFKTRQLLVALLRDPQSILTRRTLEKTLWPQGTPSQEALRSQIHILRRALSEAGAGTIETLPGMGWRLQPAN; the protein is encoded by the coding sequence ATGCGTGTCCTGATTGTTGAAAACGATACGACCATTGCCGAAAATCTTTATACCTATCTGGAGCTGAAAGGCTTTGTTGTGGATGCTGCCTACGATGGCAATGGTGCGCTGACACGGCTACAAGAACAGGATTTTGATGCTCTGGTGCTGGATCTGGGTCTACCCAGTCTGGATGGCTTTGGGGTTCTGCAGGCGCTACGTCAATCCCATCAAACTCCCATCCCCACCTTGGTATTGACAGCGCGCAGCCAGCTGGAAAGCAAGCTCACCGCTTTTGATCTTGGAGCCGACGACTATCTGATCAAGCCCTTTGCCCTGACCGAAGTTGAGGCCCGGCTACGTGCCTTGATGCGCCGTGGTCCGCCACAAGTGCAACACGGCTCGCTATATTGGGGCACATTAGAATACAACCTGGATACGACACTAGTTAGGGTAAACGGACAAGAACTGCATCTCAGTTTCAAAACCCGTCAGTTACTGGTAGCCCTGCTACGCGACCCACAATCCATACTGACGCGCCGCACTCTGGAGAAAACCCTGTGGCCCCAAGGAACACCTTCACAAGAGGCCCTACGCAGTCAAATCCACATCTTGCGCCGCGCCTTGTCTGAAGCAGGTGCAGGTACCATCGAAACCCTGCCTGGCATGGGGTGGCGTTTGCAACCAGCAAATTAA